A single window of Gossypium hirsutum isolate 1008001.06 chromosome A10, Gossypium_hirsutum_v2.1, whole genome shotgun sequence DNA harbors:
- the LOC107924921 gene encoding ubiquitin domain-containing protein 1 has translation MGCTGSKRTRGDENVKKIRKPKPWKHSEPITRTQLKQMRDEFWDTAPHYGGQREIWDALRVAAESELTHAQAIINSAGVIVQNDDLTICYDERGAKYELPKYVLSEPINMIHEN, from the exons ATGGGTTGTACAGGATCCAAGCGAACCAGGGGTGAcg AAAATGTGAAGAAAATCAGGAAACCAAAACCTTGGAAACATTCCGAACCGATTACGAGGACACAACTTAAGCAGATGCGTGATGAATTTTGGGATACAGCTCCTCACTACGGTGGCCAGAGAG AGATATGGGATGCTCTTCGAGTTGCAGCAGAATCTGAGCTAACCCACGCTCAAGCAATTATCAATAGTGCTGGGGTGATTGTCCAGAACGACGATCTAACAATTTGCTACGACGAAAGAG GTGCCAAGTATGAACTACCAAAGTATGTATTGAGCGAGCCGATCAATATGATTCACGAGAACTGA
- the LOC107924950 gene encoding ER lumen protein-retaining receptor A gives MNIFRFAGDVTHLISILVLLLKIYATKSCSGISLKTQELYALVFLARYLDLFTDFVSVYNTVMKVVFIVSSVAIVWCMRVDRVMRRSYDKDLDTFRHHFLILTSFLLALLVHEKFTFQEIFWAVSIYLEALAILPQLVLLQRSGNVDNLTGQYVLFLGAYRAFYILNWIYRYFTEQHFTRWIACVSGIVQTALYADFFYYYFISWKNNAKLQIPA, from the exons ATGAATATATTCAGATTTGCCGGTGACGTGACTCATTTAATTAGCATCTTAGTGCTACTCCTCAAAATCTACGCTACCAAGTCCTGCTCAG gtattTCGCTGAAGACACAGGAGCTGTATGCACTGGTGTTTTTGGCTCGCTACTTGGATCTCTTCACGGATTTTGTATCTGTGTACAACACCGTCATGAAGGTGGTCTTCATCGTCAGCTCTGTTGCCATTGTTTGGTGTATGAGAGTGGACCGAGTCATGAGGCGTTCTTACGACAAGGACCTCGACACGTTTCGTCATCATTTTCTCATCTTGACAAGCTTCCTCTTGGCGCTTTTGGTCCATGAAAAGTTCACGTTTCAGGAG ATATTCTGGGCAGTTTCAATATACTTGGAGGCTCTTGCTATTCTTCCCCAATTAGTTTTGCTACAACGGAGTGGAAATGTGGATAATTTAACTGGGCAATATGTCCTGTTTTTAGG GGCTTATCGTGCATTCTACATTCTTAATTGGATTTATCGATATTTTACGGAGCAGCATTTTACTCGATGGATAG CATGTGTCTCTGGTATTGTCCAAACAGCCCTCTATGCAGATTTCTTCTACTATTATTTCATCAG TTGGAAAAACAATGCTAAACTGCAGATACCAGCTTGA
- the LOC121202853 gene encoding protein STICHEL-like 3 isoform X2 codes for MSRGVSDRILKDANGNISDHLRNHIHLTNCIHLKNHMHKHSPMLADRSLMRDLIVLQRSRSLRDPSASPPSWHSPSVVDLLYKKGDKGAVREGRRSLGAEVQTDRRRVSVSSPPLAAMGEASGVNEALPVTSDRSTKSGARDSRRVRREESGRRSNRTDLIGENKEPAMEQDGNDLAPDAISGNSELKNRKSKKVKGKQTQVVQIKTLSEQLNDVPPDNDDVASSNVCGRHARPEKTPEVAAIRGHSNGLNRVKRRKFRGTRRARAAPSSREVGGQNELSVASNSFAQGSLHPKYGMEEEENEYDDRNVTRAPRNGCGIPFNWSRIHDRGKTFLDIAGRSFSCGLSDSRLRKGRSGSHGRNAPEMPVESDPSSSSAKSNAEALPLLIEASGSLDSTENARWVNDYSGELGIFADNLLKRNVDSDLASEARFGDQRKLGRNLRSRHQNITQKYMPRTLRDLVGQNLVSQALSNAVMKRKVGLLYVFYGPHGTGKTSCARIFARALNCQSVEQPKPCGFCNSCVSHDMGKSRNIREVGPISNFDFESIMDLLDNMIISQLPSQYRVFIFDDCDTLSSDCWSAISKVIDRVPRRVVFILVSSSLDILPHIIVSRCQKFFFSKLKDADIIYTLQWIASREDIEIEKDAVKLIASRSDGSLRDAEMTLEQLSLLGQKISVLLVQELVGLISDEKLVDLLDLALSADTVNTVKSLRVIMETGVEPLALMSQLATVITDILAGSYDFTKERHRRKFFRRQPLSKEDMEKLRQALKTLSEAEKQLRMSNDKLTWLTAALLQLAPDQQYILPISSAGTSSHHSPLPLSDVDGRHDVRKSSRGLSKNARLENLHAGSLGNFETGMVNGIHFDRKRHAASGMTPQQTSIVFTERQNLVKNRNGIEKIWLQVLEKIQVSGLKEFLYSEGKLISVSLGAAPTVQLMFSSPMTKSKAEKFRGHILQAFETVLGSSVTVEIRCEAKKDGRAGVGPSQMVMDLESNSRNRMHAGVGSQAQQSGNEIVEIPASPREAKDNEHADNFESNRRGLTLADAATYRKPTLAGRRKLGELSKSQSIVRSKVSLAHVIQQAEGCTQRNGWSKRKAVSIAEKLEQENLRLEPRSKSLLCWKATRVTRRKLSRLKIRTRRPHSLLKFVSCGKCLSSKSPR; via the exons ATGAGCAGGGGTGTTAGTGATAGGATACTCAAGGATGCAAATGGTAACATTAGTGATCATCTACGGAACCACATTCATTTGACTAATTGTATCCACTTGAAGAACCATATGCATAAGCACAGCCCGATGTTGGCGGATAGGTCGCTTATGAGGGACCTTATAGTCCTTCAAAGATCGCGGTCCCTTAGGGACCCGTCTGCCAGTCCTCCTTCTTGGCATTCACCTTCTGTTGTTGATTTGCTTTACAAGAAGGGTGATAAGGGTGCTGTTCGAGAAGGGAGAAGGTCTTTGGGAGCCGAGGTGCAAACGGATAGGAGGAGGGTTTCGGTAAGCTCACCACCTTTAGCTGCAATGGGTGAAGCTAGTGGGGTCAATGAAGCATTACCAGTGACTAGTGATCGTAGTACTAAGAGTGGAGCTAGAGATAGTAGAAGAGTTAGGAGAGAAGAATCTGGTAGGAGAAGTAATAGGACTGACCTTATAGGTGAAAACAAGGAGCCTGCAATGGAGCAAGATGGTAATGATTTGGCTCCTGATGCAATCTCGGGTAATTCTGAACTGAAGAATAGGAAGAGTAAAAAGGTAAAAGGGAAGCAAACACAAGTGGTTCAAATCAAGACTCTATCTGAGCAATTGAATGATGTCCCTCCAGATAACGATGATGTAGCATCTTCAAATGTTTGTGGCAGGCATGCTAGACCAGAAAAAACACCTGAAGTCGCTGCCATCCGTGGTCATTCAAATGGATTAAACAGGGTGAAAAGGCGTAAGTTTCGAGGGACAAGAAGAGCTCGGGCTGCTCCTTCCTCTAGAGAGGTTGGAGGTCAAAATGAGTTGTCAGTGGCTTCTAATTCATTCGCTCAGGGTTCTTTGCATCCAAAGTATGGTATGGAAGAGGAAGAAAATGAATATGATGATCGGAATGTCACTAGGGCCCCTAGAAATGGGTGTGGGATCCCTTTTAATTGGTCGAGAATTCACGATAGGGGTAAAACTTTCCTTGACATAGCAGGGAGGAGCTTTTCTTGTGGTTTATCGGATTCTAGATTACGGAAAGGTCGGTCAGGTTCCCATGGAAGAAATGCTCCTGAAATGCCTGTTGAATCTGATCCATCAAGCTCATCAGCAAAATCCAATGCGGAGGCACTGCCTCTTCTAATCGAAGCATCTGGATCTCTAGACAGCACCGAGAATGCTCGTTGGGTGAATGACTATTCAGGTGAGCTAGGTATATTTGCTGATAATTTGTTGAAGCGCAATGTTGATTCTGACCTTGCTTCTGAAGCTAGATTCGGTGACCAACGCAAGCTAGGCAGGAACCTCCGTAGCAGGCACCAAAATATAACACAAAAATACATGCCAAGAACCCTTAGAGACCTTGTTGGacaaaacttggtctcacaagcCCTTTCTAATGCCGTTATGAAAAGGAAAGTCGGGTTACTTTACGTGTTTTACGGGCCTCATGGAACAGGAAAAACTTCCTGTGCTCGGATATTTGCCCGAGCTTTGAATTGTCAGTCAGTTGAACAGCCTAAACCTTGTGGTTTTTGCAATTCTTGTGTTTCACATGATATGGGAAAGAGTCGAAATATTCGAGAAGTTGGTCCTATAAGTAACTTCGACTTCGAGAGCATTATGGATTTACTGGATAATATGATCATCTCTCAACTGCCTTCGCAGTACAGGGTTTTTATATTCGACGACTGCGATACTTTGTCCTCTGATTGTTGGAGTGCCATATCAAAGGTCATTGATCGAGTGCCCCGGCGTGTGGTTTTTATTCTTGTGAGTTCAAGTCTTGATATTCTGCCTCATATAATCGTGTCCAGGTGTCAGAAATTTTTCTTCTCCAAGCTGAAGGATGCAGATATCATTTATACTTTGCAGTGGATTGCATCCAGAGAGGACATCGAAATCGAGAAAGATGCCGTTAAACTGATCGCATCACGATCAGATGGATCGTTGAGGGATGCCGAAATGACACTCGAGCAGCTCAGTTTGCTTGGGCAGAAAATCTCTGTTCTTCTGGTTCAAGAACTGGTCGGGCTTATCTCTGATGAAAAGCTGGTGGATCTTCTCGATCTTGCATTATCTGCAGACACAGTAAACACCGTAAAGAGCTTGAGGGTGATAATGGAAACCGGTGTGGAGCCTTTAGCTTTGATGTCACAGCTTGCTACGGTGATAACTGATATTCTTGCTGGCAGTTATGATTTCACTAAAGAAAGGCATAGACGGAAGTTCTTTCGCCGACAACCAT TGTCCAAAGAAGATATGGAGAAGCTACGCCAAGCTTTGAAAACATTATCCGAGGCAGAAAAACAACTGAGGATGTCGAATGACAAACTAACATGGCTAACCGCTGCTTTGCTTCAGCTTGCTCCAGATCAGCAGTATATATTGCCTATATCTTCCGCTGGCACTAGTTCTCATCACAGCCCCTTGCCTCTAAGCGATGTGGACGGAAGACATGATGTCCGTAAGAGTTCTAGAGGCTTATCGAAAAATGCTCGGCTTGAAAATCTCCATGCTGGAAGTTTAGGGAATTTTGAAACTGGTATGGTTAATGGTATACATTTCGATAGGAAGAGGCATGCTGCGTCTGGGATGACTCCTCAACAAACATCAATAGTCTTTACTGAGAGGCAGAATTTAGTCAAAAACCGCAACGGGATCGAAAAAATTTGGTTGCAGGTGCTGGAGAAGATTCAAGTTAGTGGTCTAAAAGAGTTTTTATATTCAGAAGGAAAGCTGATCTCTGTCAGTTTAGGCGCAG CACCAACTGTACAGTTGATGTTCAGTTCACCTATGACCAAATCTAAGGCGGAGAAATTTAGGGGGCATATTTTACAAGCATTCGAGACTGTTCTTGGTTCATCCGTGACAGTTGAAATTAGATGTGAAGCAAAGAAAGATGGCCGAGCTGGGGTCGGTCCATCTCAGATGGTCATGGATCTAGAGTCTAATTCTAGAAATAGGATGCATGCTGGGGTCGGCTCCCAAGCTCAGCAATCAGGGaatgaaattgttgaaatacCAGCTTCTCCAAGAGAAGCCAAGGATAACGAACATGCTGATAACTTTGAATCTAACAGAAGAGGTTTAACACTGGCCGATGCTGCAACTTATAGGAAACCGACATTGGCAGGAAGACGGAAACTTGGGGAACTAAGTAAGAGTCAAAGCATCGTTAGAAGTAAAGTGTCCCTCGCACACGTAATTCAGCAGGCAGAAGGATGCACGCAACGAAACGGATGGTCAAAGCGCAAAGCAGTTTCCATTGCCGAAAAGCTTGAACAGGAGAAcct GAGATTGGAACCTCGGTCGAAAAGCTTGCTTTGCTGGAAAGCAACTAGAGTAACACGCCGAAAG CTCTCACGCTTGAAGATTAGGACACGAAGACCGCACTCGTTATTGAAGTTCGTCTCCTGCGGAAAATGTCTCTCTTCTAAATCTCCTAGGTAG
- the LOC121202853 gene encoding protein STICHEL-like 3 isoform X1 — protein MSRGVSDRILKDANGNISDHLRNHIHLTNCIHLKNHMHKHSPMLADRSLMRDLIVLQRSRSLRDPSASPPSWHSPSVVDLLYKKGDKGAVREGRRSLGAEVQTDRRRVSVSSPPLAAMGEASGVNEALPVTSDRSTKSGARDSRRVRREESGRRSNRTDLIGENKEPAMEQDGNDLAPDAISGNSELKNRKSKKVKGKQTQVVQIKTLSEQLNDVPPDNDDVASSNVCGRHARPEKTPEVAAIRGHSNGLNRVKRRKFRGTRRARAAPSSREVGGQNELSVASNSFAQGSLHPKYGMEEEENEYDDRNVTRAPRNGCGIPFNWSRIHDRGKTFLDIAGRSFSCGLSDSRLRKGRSGSHGRNAPEMPVESDPSSSSAKSNAEALPLLIEASGSLDSTENARWVNDYSGELGIFADNLLKRNVDSDLASEARFGDQRKLGRNLRSRHQNITQKYMPRTLRDLVGQNLVSQALSNAVMKRKVGLLYVFYGPHGTGKTSCARIFARALNCQSVEQPKPCGFCNSCVSHDMGKSRNIREVGPISNFDFESIMDLLDNMIISQLPSQYRVFIFDDCDTLSSDCWSAISKVIDRVPRRVVFILVSSSLDILPHIIVSRCQKFFFSKLKDADIIYTLQWIASREDIEIEKDAVKLIASRSDGSLRDAEMTLEQLSLLGQKISVLLVQELVGLISDEKLVDLLDLALSADTVNTVKSLRVIMETGVEPLALMSQLATVITDILAGSYDFTKERHRRKFFRRQPLSKEDMEKLRQALKTLSEAEKQLRMSNDKLTWLTAALLQLAPDQQYILPISSAGTSSHHSPLPLSDVDGRHDVRKSSRGLSKNARLENLHAGSLGNFETGMVNGIHFDRKRHAASGMTPQQTSIVFTERQNLVKNRNGIEKIWLQVLEKIQVSGLKEFLYSEGKLISVSLGAAPTVQLMFSSPMTKSKAEKFRGHILQAFETVLGSSVTVEIRCEAKKDGRAGVGPSQMVMDLESNSRNRMHAGVGSQAQQSGNEIVEIPASPREAKDNEHADNFESNRRGLTLADAATYRKPTLAGRRKLGELSKSQSIVRSKVSLAHVIQQAEGCTQRNGWSKRKAVSIAEKLEQENLRLEPRSKSLLCWKATRVTRRKLSRLKIRTRRPHSLLKFVSCGKCLSSKSPRPSSTSLPELISACIEWLRIRFSAIHGGGN, from the exons ATGAGCAGGGGTGTTAGTGATAGGATACTCAAGGATGCAAATGGTAACATTAGTGATCATCTACGGAACCACATTCATTTGACTAATTGTATCCACTTGAAGAACCATATGCATAAGCACAGCCCGATGTTGGCGGATAGGTCGCTTATGAGGGACCTTATAGTCCTTCAAAGATCGCGGTCCCTTAGGGACCCGTCTGCCAGTCCTCCTTCTTGGCATTCACCTTCTGTTGTTGATTTGCTTTACAAGAAGGGTGATAAGGGTGCTGTTCGAGAAGGGAGAAGGTCTTTGGGAGCCGAGGTGCAAACGGATAGGAGGAGGGTTTCGGTAAGCTCACCACCTTTAGCTGCAATGGGTGAAGCTAGTGGGGTCAATGAAGCATTACCAGTGACTAGTGATCGTAGTACTAAGAGTGGAGCTAGAGATAGTAGAAGAGTTAGGAGAGAAGAATCTGGTAGGAGAAGTAATAGGACTGACCTTATAGGTGAAAACAAGGAGCCTGCAATGGAGCAAGATGGTAATGATTTGGCTCCTGATGCAATCTCGGGTAATTCTGAACTGAAGAATAGGAAGAGTAAAAAGGTAAAAGGGAAGCAAACACAAGTGGTTCAAATCAAGACTCTATCTGAGCAATTGAATGATGTCCCTCCAGATAACGATGATGTAGCATCTTCAAATGTTTGTGGCAGGCATGCTAGACCAGAAAAAACACCTGAAGTCGCTGCCATCCGTGGTCATTCAAATGGATTAAACAGGGTGAAAAGGCGTAAGTTTCGAGGGACAAGAAGAGCTCGGGCTGCTCCTTCCTCTAGAGAGGTTGGAGGTCAAAATGAGTTGTCAGTGGCTTCTAATTCATTCGCTCAGGGTTCTTTGCATCCAAAGTATGGTATGGAAGAGGAAGAAAATGAATATGATGATCGGAATGTCACTAGGGCCCCTAGAAATGGGTGTGGGATCCCTTTTAATTGGTCGAGAATTCACGATAGGGGTAAAACTTTCCTTGACATAGCAGGGAGGAGCTTTTCTTGTGGTTTATCGGATTCTAGATTACGGAAAGGTCGGTCAGGTTCCCATGGAAGAAATGCTCCTGAAATGCCTGTTGAATCTGATCCATCAAGCTCATCAGCAAAATCCAATGCGGAGGCACTGCCTCTTCTAATCGAAGCATCTGGATCTCTAGACAGCACCGAGAATGCTCGTTGGGTGAATGACTATTCAGGTGAGCTAGGTATATTTGCTGATAATTTGTTGAAGCGCAATGTTGATTCTGACCTTGCTTCTGAAGCTAGATTCGGTGACCAACGCAAGCTAGGCAGGAACCTCCGTAGCAGGCACCAAAATATAACACAAAAATACATGCCAAGAACCCTTAGAGACCTTGTTGGacaaaacttggtctcacaagcCCTTTCTAATGCCGTTATGAAAAGGAAAGTCGGGTTACTTTACGTGTTTTACGGGCCTCATGGAACAGGAAAAACTTCCTGTGCTCGGATATTTGCCCGAGCTTTGAATTGTCAGTCAGTTGAACAGCCTAAACCTTGTGGTTTTTGCAATTCTTGTGTTTCACATGATATGGGAAAGAGTCGAAATATTCGAGAAGTTGGTCCTATAAGTAACTTCGACTTCGAGAGCATTATGGATTTACTGGATAATATGATCATCTCTCAACTGCCTTCGCAGTACAGGGTTTTTATATTCGACGACTGCGATACTTTGTCCTCTGATTGTTGGAGTGCCATATCAAAGGTCATTGATCGAGTGCCCCGGCGTGTGGTTTTTATTCTTGTGAGTTCAAGTCTTGATATTCTGCCTCATATAATCGTGTCCAGGTGTCAGAAATTTTTCTTCTCCAAGCTGAAGGATGCAGATATCATTTATACTTTGCAGTGGATTGCATCCAGAGAGGACATCGAAATCGAGAAAGATGCCGTTAAACTGATCGCATCACGATCAGATGGATCGTTGAGGGATGCCGAAATGACACTCGAGCAGCTCAGTTTGCTTGGGCAGAAAATCTCTGTTCTTCTGGTTCAAGAACTGGTCGGGCTTATCTCTGATGAAAAGCTGGTGGATCTTCTCGATCTTGCATTATCTGCAGACACAGTAAACACCGTAAAGAGCTTGAGGGTGATAATGGAAACCGGTGTGGAGCCTTTAGCTTTGATGTCACAGCTTGCTACGGTGATAACTGATATTCTTGCTGGCAGTTATGATTTCACTAAAGAAAGGCATAGACGGAAGTTCTTTCGCCGACAACCAT TGTCCAAAGAAGATATGGAGAAGCTACGCCAAGCTTTGAAAACATTATCCGAGGCAGAAAAACAACTGAGGATGTCGAATGACAAACTAACATGGCTAACCGCTGCTTTGCTTCAGCTTGCTCCAGATCAGCAGTATATATTGCCTATATCTTCCGCTGGCACTAGTTCTCATCACAGCCCCTTGCCTCTAAGCGATGTGGACGGAAGACATGATGTCCGTAAGAGTTCTAGAGGCTTATCGAAAAATGCTCGGCTTGAAAATCTCCATGCTGGAAGTTTAGGGAATTTTGAAACTGGTATGGTTAATGGTATACATTTCGATAGGAAGAGGCATGCTGCGTCTGGGATGACTCCTCAACAAACATCAATAGTCTTTACTGAGAGGCAGAATTTAGTCAAAAACCGCAACGGGATCGAAAAAATTTGGTTGCAGGTGCTGGAGAAGATTCAAGTTAGTGGTCTAAAAGAGTTTTTATATTCAGAAGGAAAGCTGATCTCTGTCAGTTTAGGCGCAG CACCAACTGTACAGTTGATGTTCAGTTCACCTATGACCAAATCTAAGGCGGAGAAATTTAGGGGGCATATTTTACAAGCATTCGAGACTGTTCTTGGTTCATCCGTGACAGTTGAAATTAGATGTGAAGCAAAGAAAGATGGCCGAGCTGGGGTCGGTCCATCTCAGATGGTCATGGATCTAGAGTCTAATTCTAGAAATAGGATGCATGCTGGGGTCGGCTCCCAAGCTCAGCAATCAGGGaatgaaattgttgaaatacCAGCTTCTCCAAGAGAAGCCAAGGATAACGAACATGCTGATAACTTTGAATCTAACAGAAGAGGTTTAACACTGGCCGATGCTGCAACTTATAGGAAACCGACATTGGCAGGAAGACGGAAACTTGGGGAACTAAGTAAGAGTCAAAGCATCGTTAGAAGTAAAGTGTCCCTCGCACACGTAATTCAGCAGGCAGAAGGATGCACGCAACGAAACGGATGGTCAAAGCGCAAAGCAGTTTCCATTGCCGAAAAGCTTGAACAGGAGAAcct GAGATTGGAACCTCGGTCGAAAAGCTTGCTTTGCTGGAAAGCAACTAGAGTAACACGCCGAAAG CTCTCACGCTTGAAGATTAGGACACGAAGACCGCACTCGTTATTGAAGTTCGTCTCCTGCGGAAAATGTCTCTCTTCTAAATCTCCTAG GCCTTCTTCCACTTCCCTCCCGGAATTAATTTCAGCCTGTATTGAGTGGCTGCGGATTCGATTTTCTGCCATCCATGGTGGTGGTAACTGA